In one window of Megalops cyprinoides isolate fMegCyp1 chromosome 24, fMegCyp1.pri, whole genome shotgun sequence DNA:
- the rem2 gene encoding GTP-binding protein REM 2 produces the protein MQTQAEGSGPGRHTRSETRSRRACSSGERGREEERGGDTERKGGGGGEPEERLCALSSQEGVQCDSMTLSSAPPLRRGSTPLPIKHQLRREEAVTDDCDWTPGLEGASSPPVGFGSGQEEWVSLGRDRGQGGPLRIVLLGQNGVGKSSLAMALAGEMDRSASVDSDHFGEGYLRTVTVDDEESSIIIYDNWKQDLSTLQCEVCVLVFSVTDRRSFHRTAQLRLLLRETQPHTPIILVGNKSDLVRSREVTAEEAHSCAILFDCQYLELSASLDHRTSELLEGAVRAARGLPLEPGGAEEAPHRGRRESLTSRAKRFLSSLVPRYPRERERDGVRGGRVFRQKSRSCHDLSAL, from the exons ATGCAGACGCAGGCGGAGGGGAGTGGCCCGGGCCGTCACACGCGCTCGGAGACGCGCAGCCGGCGCGCATGTAGtagcggagagagagggagggaggaagagagggggggagacacagagagaaagggaggaggtggtggagagcCGGAGGAAAGGTTGTGCGCCCTCAGTTCGCAGGAGGGAGTTCAG tgtgaCAGCATGACTCTCTCCAGTGCCCCGCCTCTTCGGAGAGGAAGCACGCCTCTGCCAATCAAACACCAGCTGAGAAGAGAGGAAGCAGTCACTGATGATTGTGATTGGACGCCGGGGCTGGAGGGTGCTTCCTCTCCTCCAGTGGGCTTCGGCTCTGGCCAGGAGGAGTGGGTGTCCCTGGGGCGggacagggggcagggggggcctCTGCGTATTGTGCTGCTGGGGCAGAACGGGGTGGGGAAGTCATCGCTGGCCATGGCCCTGGCGGGAGAGATGGACCGATCCGCCTCGGTGGACTCTGACCACTTCG GAGAGGGTTACCTTCGCACTGTTACAGTGGATGATGAAGAAAGCTCCATCATCATCTATGACAACTGGAAGCAG GATCTGTCAACGTtgcagtgtgaggtgtgtgtgctggtgttcTCGGTGACGGACAGGCGGAGTTTCCACCGAACAGCTCAGCTCCGCCTCCTTCTGCGGGAGACCCAGCCTCACACTCCCATCATCCTCGTGGGCAATAAGAGTGACCTCGTCAGGTCACGGGAGGTCACCGCAGAAG aGGCTCACTCTTGTGCCATCCTGTTTGACTGCCAGTACCTGGAGCTGTCAGCCTCGCTGGACCACCGCACCTCAGAGCTGCTGGAGGGGGCGGTGCGAGCCGCCAGGGGCCTCCCGCTGGAGCCCGGGGGAGCGGAGGAGGCCCCCCACAGGGGCCGCAGAGAGAGCCTGACCTCCAGGGCCAAACGCTTCCTCTCCAGCCTGGTCCCACGCTAccccagggagagggagagggacggggtgagggggggcagggTCTTCAGACAGAAGTCACGTTCTTGCCACGACCTCAGTGCTCTGtag